The Pocillopora verrucosa isolate sample1 chromosome 9, ASM3666991v2, whole genome shotgun sequence genome includes the window TGCCGCTGGCCTCTCAGAACCCCAACCCCATTGTAGTATATACTTTAGCCAATTACAGACCCCATCTTAAGGTGGTATGATACCttcaaaaagggaaattttttacattatttgaaacatttttattagtcCCTCCAGTGATAACACTCACTGAGAGAAATTGTTTGGCACTGTTGTTGACACCATCTGTTACTATAGCAACAGGACCACGCCCACCAAACCCTCATTTTACAGGCATCACGCCAACAACAATAACTCTATAACAAAAAATCCCATGGCTCTGAAATTTTCAGGATATCTTATGCATAGATGGATCTGTGCAATGAACCTAAATCATTTTATACAACATGGTTATAACCatgtcaaataatgaaaaactttcacataaacaaataatgggccccttctggaaaaaaatttgcctGCCATTGAATCATCAATTTAcctttgtactttgttttaGGTTTATTGCACAGAAGCATCATTCAAGATTTTCTGTtgaaatttcatgaaattatcttAAATAGTTTTTGAACTGAACATATTGAGCTACTCGGAGTTCTATCAAAATGCAGTTTGatggaaaaatgcatttaaaagttGTATTTGGGTTTGAAAACCCTCTGTTCAATCTCTGAGCAAAGGAAGTGTCTTAAAATGCTCCAGCAGCATAAGTAACACCCTCTGCTTGTTGGTCcttgtcttctttcttctttctttgtcccCTTAGGACCtttctcctctttttcctttcctcgcTGTGTTTGTACTCAGCACCACGAATTCGATCCATGTCAAGGTGCCTACACCCCTCTTCAGTGTATTTTCCTGGGGAAATTTTGAGTGCTTTTAGAAGCAGTAGAACAGCCCTTGCTCCAATATTGAAGTGGTTTATGGCATCAAACAAGCCAAATTCCAGCAAGTCAGCTCCCACGAAAACGTCCTTGGGAATGCGCTCCCACACCATTCCATTTACAGCTTCATTCTGATTTTGGGTTTTTCCATGAAGGCATTTTTCTAGCAAAGAATCTTCACTTAATCTTTGGTATACAGGTTTGACTTTTGCAACTCAAAACTCAAAACTCAACTTTGCCAGGTTTTGATTCCATGGCATCGGACTTCTTAGTATGTTGACCGAGGGTGTTCGAACCATGTGCTTCTTCTTTCGCTTCTTTCGTCCTCTTGGCATTTTCTTTCGAAGGTTTCGTGAATTGATTTCCCGAAAACTTCCTTTTAGGACGCCTTATTGCACGATGCTTAGGAGGCATGGTTGTTAACGTGAAAAAAGAACGAGAAACAGGATAAAAAACTCAAAACGCTACGCCACTAGTATTGTTGTGAATTTCGCAACGACAATTTCTAGTGTTTCGCAGGCTCATCAACTACGACAGGCTAATCGTTGTTATGTACGGGGTAACAGAGAGTCCCTCGTCACGCAACGATCGTTTTCCGGGCGAAAACAACTATTAGGGGATTGTTTCTTCACtgtaaacaagataaaaacaaacctgTTGCCCCTGGCAACCAAAGACCTGGTCTCAAAAATGAGTAAATACTGgacaacaaataacattttcatgaaaaattaaactgtgtcgTTAATACCAAGTGAAATACGGACCTTTTccagcaataaaaatttttagataaaacttcgaaatttttgccttttttaaggTATCATACCACCTTAATCACTTTTGGTAACATGGTATCAACTTTTTAGCCGGGAATCTTCCCATCTTTAAATCCCTACTTGACAGAAACCTCCTACCCCTATAATGCCGAAAATGGGCGAACTCATTCTagtaaataaagggggtaagtttctaaagaaaccgtggtgctgcatcggtgggagagtaatgtattatcaactgagttgaaaaggtaaattggccaccgtaaagagtttaaaagctgacgtttttagcgttagcccttcgtcacacacaacccacaattcctccaatcgctctgacgaagggctaatgctttgaaactctttacggtggccaatttacgttatcaattcagttgataatactaaattaaccATTTTAGTAACTCCATTGAAAATACGACCTCATTGCAGGCAATCCAGTCGTTTGAGCGACCCCATCCAGTGGCACATTCTCATTAGCCTTTTACAAGGAACGAACCAAGCTCTAGGGTTActgtgaaatctgatttcagatctaaaagctttaaaagaaaattcagtcaaattctttttgtctagaatatgTCTATTTGATGCtttaaaaataacattgaaaactACCCCGAAAAGGATTTTGAGTAAAGGAATAAAGAGACCCAGACTAAAATTTAAtcctgggttagcgctaatcggccttcgaacaactgggcccagaacTGGGCCCAGAACTGCACCATTGTCCTTAttgctctgaaaaaaatatgttatacCGCTGACATCTGTTTTCTCTAACAGGGTTCAAATCTTAACGACGCCAAAAAGATACTACTGATGTGCCTTAGTCTTGTGAAGGAAGGTTGGATTTTCAACGTACTCGTGTTTGGAAGCAGTAAGTTCATTTGTGTGTTAAAgggattttttgaaaaaagatataCCACGGACTTACACATTGCAACTCAAATGCGTTTCTTCATTGGAAAAGAAAGTTTCATGTGTCTTATCTCATACTAGTCCATGGTCATATTTTCGTCAGAATAGCTAATTGCACTCGCTCATGCGCCTCACATTCGTAGACTCCGTTGAAGCCACGTTAGACATAAGAAGGCACCACTCCTAAAGCACGAAGATCAGAACAGTGCCAAAAGAGAGGCtcgaaaaaaatctgttttaaaCGAGActtagagaaaattttttaacaactaATGTCTTCAGTTACCACGATGTTTGCACATACTCGTCCCCATGATGTGCAATGTTCCTGGAGCCGACACCACAACTGTGGTGCGATATTCGTGAACCGTTAGAGTGGAATCGAAATAtctgaagttttaatttttgaacaCATCTTAAAACACCTGGATTTAGATGTTAAATGGTGTGCATTTTGAAGCGTAATTTTGTAACAACTCAAGCGTGCAAATATGAAATAACTATCCTTGAAAAACGCCAGTGCATTTCAGCATGATAATCAGTCACGCGTTAACGTCACGTCGTAACGATTGCGGATTTcaagacatttaaaaaatttcacttatgGTGTGacgtattttcctttcttcaagtacTCCCTTCAAGATTCTTGAGCGTAAGCTTCTTCTCTCCAACCTTTTTATTTAAACCTCTGTTCAGTGTGTTCATAACTCTCAAATGAACAAAGCAATGGTTTAACTGtgcgagagagagagaaaaagaaacttggTTTTGCTTCATTCTTTACAGATATTGTGAAAATCACTCTATTCTGTCACGAGTCAATTATTTAGTCAAAAGATAATCAGACTCTTTAATTGATAGTAGTTTAAAGTCCATATACTCAAAACTTTGAAACCATTATTAAATCCAACAGATACAGATGCTTTAGAAGGATTTTACTGTAAAGTTTTCTCCAGAATGTGTCTTTTAATTTGTCGTTTTCTAATGATTTTTCGTTATTTAAAATGTGCAACCCACGAAGATGACTTTGAACGTGCGCAAGTTAGATCTGCTCAGTTCTTACGTATTGTTTGGAATTTGCATAATTGTTTTTACAGTTTGCAATATCGATTCATCAACAAGCGAAGCGCCGGCGCCGgttcagaaaaacaaaaatatttttaggagCGGAGAAATCGTTAAAAATGACGAAGGTGCTGACGAGACAAGGAAAGCTTCAACAAGTCGAACGAAACGGTGCGGTGATGTCGCACGATTTAGATGATAGTGTTTACAAAAATGGGTCACGGAAAGGAGGTAAAACTGAAGAGGTCCACCGCTACTCCATGTTATTACGTGAAGATCAAATCCCACAAGCTTTCCGCACCGAGTTTCTTACGACAAGATACCGGCCGCGAAACCTGACCGCTCTCGATAGCGTGAAGAGTGTTTTCTACGCCAACAACGAGACAGTAAATTTCTGGAGCCATGTTCTCTCCGCCGTGATACTCATTGCCCGCTACTGCTCAGTGGTGTGGAACCATAATCCTTTCActgatcatttttattttccactGGTGTCGTACACTCTCGGCTGCTGCATTATGTACACGATGAGTTGTGTGGCCCATATGTTCAGCTCTATGACCGAGCTACAAAACCACATCGGGTACTACCTGGATTACGCTGCTATCAGCGTATACACATTTACCAATGGCCAAGCCTTCTATTTTTACTGCCATCCGCTGGGATCTGGGCTCCTTTTGTTCGACTGGCGGGAGTTGTTCCTATTCGTTTCAGCCCTGATTTCGTTCAGTGCCACTTTCAACTGTTGCAAGTCTCGTCATCAGTGGTTCGATCTCCGTTTCATCATCCGCACCGGTTTCTACATCCTATCCTGGTTGCACAACTGTTCACCGTACTTCGTTCGTCTGTTCGTGTGCTCTTCTGATCCTGCATGCAATCCCGATTCTCTTGGTCTCTTCGTAGGGTGTCTTATCTCGTTCGCCGCCGCTGCCTTAATGAATATGACCCGAATACCTGAACGGTTCGTTCCCGGGTTCTTCGATTTTATCGGGCAAAGTCACAACTTTCTTCATGTGCTTACCACTACCGGTGACCATTTTGCATTCTCCGTTCTCCTTTCGGATCTCTCAGCCAGAAAAGAATTCCTCATCACGGAACATACACCGAGTTTTTTCGAGACGATCGGTTTGACTCTTTTAGTTCTGGTTGGGAATCTCGCTATCGTACTCTGGTTTGCTAGGTCTTTAATTTCGAATTCATCCGGTAAAATTGGACATGATAAATCTACTTAAactgaacttttaaatttctgcGAAGGAAGGCGAGAAGTTCGCCTATGTTGCAAATACTGTAATTTGATCGAAGTGGATGTTTCCtccaaaagtaaaatttatgtTAAGTTTGCCATTGTTTTTCTAAAGAGGAACGCGTGAAAATTGTAAAGAAGAACAAGCGGTTTGCTTTCTACTGTTGAGATACATATAGTATGAATTtagttgaatattttttatgttattttaagTACAGATGTTTTATGTCACCGAGGCAAGTTGTCCTCTTCAGAGAAATGTCcgaaactttttctttcaattaggACTTGATCTTTTAATGAggttttttatatatatttttaattagaaaggtatttgaattcattttttgcAGATATCAATGGCCTGTTAACACTTCAGTGTTCCACGCTATTCTTGTGCTGATCATTGTAATGTAATGTCCATGAAAATTAgatgaaaatgaactttttacAGACATAGTACCTTTGTTCTACTTGTAAATTGATTTCATGATTGTCTTTACTCGCAAAATGTTTTTACCATTGtggttaaaacaaattttgagaCAGCTTTGGTCATCGTACTCGAACTGTTATCAGAATAACTGCTTTTAAGTGGCGCACATTCAATCCTCGTTTCAGCAGCTCTCTTTAAATGAACGGCCCTccaataaaaaattagaaacaattgaaaaaagcgCTCTCTTCAGTCCCTTTGTTGTAAGGACGAGTTACAAAACCTTTAAGAACAATGTTTTATTATGAGAGAGGATTAGATTTCGGCGTTGATTCTTTGACTGGTTTATCACACTCGTCTATCCTTTCTTCCAATAACTGATAATAGATTCTAACTAAAGCATTTCAATAAAGGAAACCATTTCCTTTTCTACATAGCGCTCATTGCAAAATTGTAAGTTGTGACCGATCCTAACATTCACCATCTTTCTATTCTACTCATAGTAtctggttttttgttgttgtttttttctttgtttttttcattctgcATCTTAAAGTGACCACATCTGGCCTCgtttttgggaaaaattcaATGAGTGTCTTCTCTTGCCCTTGTAAAAGCGCCCATTTATTTCCTATATTAAAATATACGCCCCAAACGCGAGGATTTTCAAAGGTGCTTGCTTCCGGATGTTTTTATGGGTCTGATGTAGTTGTTGTTTTATCAAGAGCTGCATGGAATTTTGATATGTTTCCTCGTGATACCTAATCTCAAGTAGAGAGAATAATATTATTTTCAGATATTACATCAACTTGTTCCTGTGGTAGCCCTGCTCGCATTGTGCGGGGCTCCACGTGAAGAGCTATTTTAAGAGCTCTATAAAGCAGTCTACTTTTAGTCTAGTTCAAAGGATATATTACGACTTTGGAACTCTATCCACTTAGAGCATCCTTTTGGTGATATGTTATTGCATCTAAAAAATTCTTCTCAATAATTTAAGGGAATTATCCGTCTAGACAGAAATTATAACAAGAAGACTGACTGTACGTGCGTTTCATGCATGCGCTTCAACCGTTACATTCAAGCAAACGTCGTGATTTATAGCACTACGATTAGCGAATTTCCGCTGAAACGCTAACGTTTCCATagaaatttgttaaataaaacttttctgGTGACTTGATTGTCCAGAGTCATCACCTGCTTTGATGctataaagaaacaaaaaaagcgaGAAGCCCTCATGAGGGTACTGCTTCTAGCAACCTGTTTCTCTATccaatgaatgaattttatcgtTTTGTTTCCGCTACAGTATTGTATCACCTAGCTTTGTTAGTTCGTTATAATGTCAGTTTAAAGCTCATACCGAAACATCCCGCGAAGAAAACGAGGAAAATCAGATTCTGTTGATTTTTTCCTAGATAGAATAAATCACAACGGAATTGTTTTACAGATTTTTTACATACATCTCTGTACAATTAACTCCATTTCATGCGGTCCGTTTTTTTGTAATACATTGCAAAGTCGATGGTTCGAATACTCGTGAGTGGAATTGATAAATTTGTGGAGTTTATCACGAACGTTGTTTTTACTTGAAATACCAAATTTTTAACTAGTAttactgttttgtttcaaattattttcagtttggcCCATATTTACGCAAATATTCAAATATAACAGAGGGTCCCTCGAGACttatacaataaatattaacatGAATAATGGGACTTTCCTAATCTATCAAATTTATGCGCCACAGgcgaaaaaaatctcttttgttCGCCTTTATAATACTGGCAAAGGTAATTGCTGGCGTTCTAATGCTGGGAGATGCTTTCTAGAAAGATGATCtggtaaatatttaaaattatatgaCGTTAGTCAACGCGAGCAGACGCGCGTGGGATTCTACAAGCCAGTTGCAATTGAACTTATTGTGCCATCCATTTCATACCGGTTTTAGCGCTGGCTTGTTTTGTTCGGGAATGTTGTATTAATCTGTGGTTTCGTGTAGTTCTTAATGAACTTTTCAAGAGAATGTCTGCGTATCTGTCCTGCCAGTGTAGCAGAGAAcgattttatttattcatgatAAGCGTCGCGACTGGTAAGCGGTCCGATCAGCGCTTGGCGTTTTCAGAACTGGTAGCGGTTTGATATCAGTGCTTGACTTGACACCGGGTAAGCTCAAGGAAATTGAGCAAAAGCGAAAGCACCTAGGAAATCAGCCGTAGGTGTGAGccacattttttatttaacgGCGGGAATCTTCAAGTGAATGACCCACAAATGAATAAACTGTTGTCTAATTGAGGAAGACAACGCCATCAATCAATTTTATCGCTGAGTGAAACGAAAGAAGGAGCTGCTAATCCGTGAGAATGCATCTAAAGACGTACAAAAGGCCTCAACAACCCaacgaaatgaaagaaagaaagccgACAAACTGTCACGAatgggaaaataatttttcagcctACGACAATATGAAGAAAACTTCAAGTGTAAAAGAGAACTCTGAAGGGGCGAACAAGAAAAAGTACGGCTTCTCAAGCAACCAAATCCCTGAAGTGTTCAGGACGCCATTCATCGTGTCTGGTTATCGACGACCCGGATTAACCTTCTGGGAATGTATCAGAAGTTTGCTCCGATCTTCCAACGAAACTATAAACGTTTGGAGCCACCTGCTTGCTCTAGTACTGTTCGTGTCTGTAAACATGACGTCCTTACCCACGACTGACCCATTTTTTCTGCCGCTGATCTCCTTCGCCGTGGGAATTTCGGTTCTGTATTTAATGAGTTCCTCTGCACATCTTTTCAACTGCATGTCAGAGGATTCCCATagaatttgtttcttctttgaCTACGCGGCTATCGGGTTTTACACGTTCACGGCCGGGCAAGCAATGTTTTCTACTCTAGGACCGCGGGCGCGTCTGCTTGGGCAGTGCACGATTCGCTTACCGTTTTCCAGTCTATTTCGACgttcttttcgtttttcataacttttttgtGTTGCGCATCAAACCATCCACGTTGTAAAGATTACAAAGCCTTGCTAAGGGTCGGCGTTCTTGCCGTAAATTGGCTTGTTATCACATCACCGTACACGGTCCGTATTTTGTTATGTGAAAACGCCGACCCAGCGTATAACCGCATATCCACGGTGTATTTCAAACGTCATGTTGTCTTCTGCGGTTTAGGCGCCGCGCTGTACGCCGCGAGAGTTCCAGAACGTTTAATGGCAGGTGTGTTCGATAATTTTGGCCAAAGCCACAACTTAGCTCATATATTGATCGCCATGGGTATCCAACAGGCGTTCAACGCGGCCCAAGTGGATCTTCAAGAAAGGAGATCAGCTCTGTTAGATCGTTTTTCTTCACAGCCCACTCTTATGAACACGGTCGGCGTGGCCatgtttgttctctttggaCATGTTGCTATTGTCTTGTGGTGTGCGGGAAAGCTGCGTTCTGTAAAGCACAAATCTGAGAGTATTAACAATTAGTTATCGCATAAACTGAGAATGATTTCAGACTTATTTTTAAGGCTTTAAATATTACATTTTCTTTGAGTCCTTTCCGCATTTTTCAAAAACGGTGATATAAGATCTCCCTTataggaaagcaaaaatagTGTAGGAATGAGTTTTATCTCCATTTAATGTAGCTACTTAGCGATGTATTGACTCGTTCTCCGCAGCGTGCAAAATTATACTGATGTGATTTATGTAGGCGACAGAGAGCCTTATCCAAGAGTGTTTAGCGGCATAAAGTCGCTCAGGTTGTTTAAAGAACATGAATAACGAGCCGTTGGGCGAATGATTGTCAGTCTTTCTGAGTATTCTTTGAATATCCCGTGAGTGTTTATCACGGCATAAACCCTTGGAAAATGTATCTTACTTCTTTCATGACATAACCTTAACATGGATTTGTCAGGTGgtgaattaaatttatttcaatcataAAAGCGATTGTTATGTGGTGCTTAATTGTTTATTGGCGttagaaaccaatcaaaatgctcGAAAGAGTAAGGAGGACCTGCATTAGCCcaatagttgaaaaaaatgagatGAAAGATTCAGAAGAAGTTACGAAGAGAACTAACCGGGGCTAACGTAATTTTAAATGAAGCACAACCTCGTTCAGAGACAAATAGACTGATCAATTTTGACAGTGAAATCAAGAATATCGTAACCAGAAATTGTCTGACGAATGCGAAAGAGTACTACTGCATACAAAACCTTGCAAGCTTAGAACTCAGGTCTGCACCAGGAATTTTTTCTCGGTTTTAGTTTATTTCCGCGAACTCTGCTCTTCTAGCGTTTTTCCTATTCTGTTTACTCAATTCGAATTGTATGAAAAGCAGTCATGCCAGAATGCACGAAATGCCATGTACATAAGTTTATATTTAGCTACTTTATAGTCACAATGTAGTACCTCTTCTTTAATTAAATGGTTCTAATTTTCCTTGCAGTCAGTACTGAGCAATGGTCATAAATCCTCCTCAAAACCCTCAACAATTGTTTTACAGAAAAAACCTTCCGAACCAGCTTCAATCGCAGATCAGAGAATCAAAAGTTTCtgtaatttatttgaattagaATATTTATTGTCTCGTCAACAATTCAGATGTACATATGAATAGCGTTTGATTTACCAGGTGCTCTCCTCATTTTGTGGGAGTCAATGGCCTGGTAGAACGTGGGCTCGGAAACGGAATTGACCAATCAACTCGCGCATAACTTAGAATCCTTGGTTATAAATTTGATTGCCATGAACATTGAAGTTAAAATAAGAGTAACACGCTCCATTTCCATGCTCTTTTCGTAAATCCGTGGACGCTACATTTCTGTCAATGGTTTGTTGACTACAAACAAGAGATTagtttataaatatatatttaaatatatgaaattcatatatctaaaatcttcattcattacttggatggtttatttggactcaacacattgaccagctcccagttggcttgttagctcagttggtaaagcgctgcaccggtatcgcagaggtcatgggctcaaatcccgtacgagcctgaatttttttcaggtcctattttcaactactcgtttcagtagtgttcttagctgcgaggatctcttaatttcatctcttcaccgcagtgcaaatatatgaaattcagATTAGTTTGTAGTTTAACTACTGTGTTTTGACGGCAGGTAGGGAGGGACACGTTTAATTGTCAACTTACTCTGTAAACGTTTTTTAGCATTTCCATCGCGTCTTTAGCCCTTTGTGCAGCTTCAAATTGATATTAAATCAGTTCAGTTAACTGGCTGTACTTGTCTGTTTTCAGAACATTCAGAGCTGTTTCTATATAGCGTACGAAAAGACAAAGATTCTTTTGAAGAAGCTAAAAAATTTGTCGAGGTAAGCAAACTCCTAAGCTTCCGTAGGGTGGCTCAGTTGACCAGAGACATATCGGCGTATACTAGGAGCTCATTAATGGGCTCCTGCGTTTACTCAGATTCTCGCAATGGTAAAATATGAGCACAGGCTGCATACGATTTTCTCAGTTATTTCACTTGAAAATTTCTCATGCTGGCAAAATTTACCGCGTGTAAGGCACgtgaaaagaatttaaaaacttgttGAGAATGTAATTCCTTCCTCAGATTGCCTTCTCATTGAATATAACATTCTTTTTCTGTGCAAACGAATTAAAATGCCATTCCATTCCTTTGGTTTTCAACCCGGTTGAAAGTCAAGATCGTTAGTTATTACGTCATTTTTTTCCAGTCCTTAACCGCTGACAAAGGCAGCACAGAGTTGTGGCGAGTCCTTCGGAAGCTGTACATGTTACCCACCTTATCGACCGCTGACCACCCACGCAATCTGTTCTTAATCTCGGATGGCCACGTGACAGAAGAGGAAACCACTCTTGGCTTGATCCGCAATCATTGCCAAAGTGACAGGCTCTTTTCCCTTGGTGTGGGGTAAGTAAC containing:
- the LOC131779818 gene encoding membrane progestin receptor delta-like yields the protein MTKVLTRQGKLQQVERNGAVMSHDLDDSVYKNGSRKGGKTEEVHRYSMLLREDQIPQAFRTEFLTTRYRPRNLTALDSVKSVFYANNETVNFWSHVLSAVILIARYCSVVWNHNPFTDHFYFPLVSYTLGCCIMYTMSCVAHMFSSMTELQNHIGYYLDYAAISVYTFTNGQAFYFYCHPLGSGLLLFDWRELFLFVSALISFSATFNCCKSRHQWFDLRFIIRTGFYILSWLHNCSPYFVRLFVCSSDPACNPDSLGLFVGCLISFAAAALMNMTRIPERFVPGFFDFIGQSHNFLHVLTTTGDHFAFSVLLSDLSARKEFLITEHTPSFFETIGLTLLVLVGNLAIVLWFARSLISNSSGKIGHDKST